In Sphingobacterium sp. SRCM116780, the genomic stretch GATTTTGTCACCTTGAAACTCTTTCAACAGCACATTGTACATCTCTCCCGATAGTTTAGTGTTTGGCTTTCCGTCTACGTCGTATCCTTTTTTTACTAAACAATCTACGGCAGTAGATATGCCAATATTGAGTTCCTTTGCTGCTTTAAGCAGGTTTGTACCTTTTCCTTCAGTCATCTATTATTTTAACTATATAAATATTTAATACAAAAATATGTTTTTTTTACATCTCTATAACAATTAAATTCGAAAATAGAGATGAAAATTAATTATGTCACTGAATCTATTCAAATTCAGCTTGTAAAATGCGCAGGATATCTTTTACTGTATCTTCTTCCAAATCAGTCCTTCTGGCCAATTCTTCTTCTGATAAAGCTAATACAGAACGTGCTGAATCTAAACCTACTCGTTTCAATTCATCAATAACCCAGCTTTCAATTTCATCGCTGAATTCTTCGATATCCACATCTTCATCAAACTCATCATTTTCACGATATACATCGATCTCATAACCAGTCAATTTACCTGCCAATTTAATATTGTGTCCACCACGTCCAATTGCCAATGATACTTGATCAGATTTCAAATAAACAGCTGCAGTTTTATTTTCTTCATCAATTTTGATGGAGCTAATACGAGCAGGGCTTAATGCACGCGTGATGTATAGCGAATGATTTGTTGTAAAGTTAATCACATCAATATTTTCATTACGCAATTCACGTACGATACCATGGATACGAGAACCTTTCATACCCACACAAGCTCCAACTGGATCAATTCGATCATCGTAAGATTCAACAGCCACTTTAGCACGTTCTCCTGGTTCGCGAACAATTTTCTTAATGGTAATCAAACCATCAAAAATCTCAGGAACTTCTAATTCGAATAAACGTTGTAAGAATTCTGGAGCAGTACGAGAAATAAGAATCTTAGGATTGTTATTCATCATATCTACTTTATAGACTACCGCACGAATACTATCTCCTTTTTTGAAATAATCAGCAGGGATCTGTTCCGTTTTTGGTAAAATTAATTCATTACCGTCTTCATCCAGAACAAGTAGTTCTTTTTTCCAAATTTGGTAAACCTCACCGATCACCAACTCACCTTCACGATCTTTATATTTCTTGAAAACTTCGTCTTTCTCTAATTCTAAAATTTTAGAAACTAATGTTTGACGTGCTGCCAAAATAGCACGACGACCAAAACTTTCTAACGTGATCTGCTCAATGAAGTCATCTCCTACTTCTAAATCGACGTCAAATTTGTTAGCCTCTGCTAATTCTATTTCTAAATCATCATCTTCTGAAAATTCATCCTCAACAACAACACGTGTTCTCCATATCTCTAAATCTCCATTATCTGGATTTACAATAACGTCACAGTTTTCGTCTGTACCAAAACGTCTGCGGATCATACTACGAAACACTTCTTCTAAGACAGAAATTACCGTAGGACGGTCAATGTTTTTAAACTCTTTAAACTCCTGGAAAGAGTCAATCAAATTGATATTGCTGCTCATTTTTATTTAAATGAAATTAACACCTTAGTTGCTTTTATTTGTTCGAAAGGAATGATACGAGCAACTTGCTGCGCCTTTTTTCCTTTTTCTTTTATTGTTTCTTCAATTGTTATCTGTGTATCTTCCACTGCGACTAACGTACCTTCAGTTTTTGTTCCATCATTCAACTTCACTTGTACATTGCGACCTATATTTTTTTGATACTGTCTGATATGTACAAAATTAGTATCAATACCTGGAGATGAAACTTCCAATCGATATGCTTTTTCAACAACCTCTTCCTCCTCCAACTGAAAGCCAACAAAACGACTCACCTGTACACAATCGTCAATACTAATTCCCTGATCACCATCAAGTAAAACTTCCAACACACTATTGGGATGAAACTTGACACTTACAATAAACAAATCATCGCGATCTGCTAACTTTTCTTGAATGAGTTCAACAACTCTTTTCTCTACATTTTGCATATTCTTTCGAAAGCGAATAAAAAACTGAAATCAATGAATTAAAAAAGGGGGCATACGGCGCCCCCTTCCTTTCAGATATGACAAAGATAAATATTTTTTTCAAACTATCAAAATATAGATTAAAAACTTCACACATGGAAGCAAACTAGCTTTTATCAACAACTGAATTTATTGTTTTTTGCATTTGAGCCATCATGTTTGTCAACGTTTCCATCGACGGTTCGTGACTTGGTTCTGGCAACTCTGTACTAATGAATGCTTTTGCTTTCCACACTTCCATAATATCAGAAGCTTCTACCCAATAAGGATCATAACTTTTATTATCAGAAACTAGTTTCAAACCTTTATCTTCTTTATACTTAAATGCAATCCGCTTATATACCACACCATCTTCTTTGGAGACAACTATATAGGTTTGACCTGGTTTTATATCATTCCAATTGTCTACATACTCAGCAATAATAATAGAACCACTCGGAAGCGGCAACATAGAATCCCCTTTAATCTCGAATGCACGATATGTTCCCTGGTTAAACATAGGCAAAGAGAATCGTGGTAAAGTTGCCACATATTCTGGATCCCCATACCCATTCATATAACCTGCACTAGCCTTCACAGGAACCAACTCTATATTTTCACGATCTTGCCCATCCACTGTCACACTTAAGACACGTAAATTTGAAGCATTACTTTTAGATATAGGTTTCCACTTCTCATTGATAACCTCATTAGCGAGATCATCCATCGAAAGTTCATAAAATTCAGCTATTTTTTTTAGCAATTCATATTTTGGTTCCGCCCGATCCTCTTCATACGCACCTACTGAAGCACGTTTTATCTCCATTAGATCAGCAAACTGCTGCTGTGTAAGTCCTTTTTTCTTTCTTAAGTACTTAAGATTTGAAGCTATATTTGGCATATTTTTTAAATTTAATTTTGAATATCTAAAAATATTAGTATTATTGTGCCAATAAAATTAGTAAAAACTTTATAGATAACCAAATTTATTAGCGAAAATATGCATTCATACACCTTATACATTATTACCGACAGCAACAGACAATTCTTAAATGTAGATATAACCACTGATTTAGCTTTAACTGTAAACGAAATCAAAAGTAGTATCAATTTATTTTTTCCAAATGGACCACATTTGACAAGAATTGTACACTTGGAAACGTTTGATTCAAAAGAAATAGCTGCAAAAAGAAAAAGCGAGCTACATCATTTCACCAGAATGCAAAAAGAAAGGCTCATTAGAAAGTATAACGCTAACTGGAATAATCTATGTCCATCGACAATAAACATCGTGCAAAAAAAATCGGTTGTTTATACTTCATAAACAACCGATTTAAAAACTATTAAGTATACTCTTAATCCAATGTATTAGAGTAATCTTCGGGTTTAATAGCAACAGCATCTTTTTCCGAATCCAAAGCCCTGTCTTGATTAGGACCAGTAGTCTCTGTCACACCTTCTCCTCCTTCTTCATTAGTTCCCTCTAACCCTTCCAAAGGTATTTCTTCTGTAGCAGTAGAATCAGATACCGATTCTTCACGAGGAGGTCTTGGAGTTTCACATTTGTATTTTTTAGTAATCTCCACAGTCGGTTCTGGAAATTTACCTTGCGTATAACCTAATGCTTTATCTTTATACACAGCTTCCATAAATAAACCAAAGATAGGCAGTGCCGTCTTTGATCCTTCTCCAGTCTGTGAATTTTTAAAGTGAATATTACGATCGTCACAACCGACCCAAACCGCAGTTACCAAATCCTTGGTGATACCCATATACCAACCATCTACATATTCAGAAGAAGTACCTGTCTTCCCTCCAATTT encodes the following:
- the nusA gene encoding transcription termination factor NusA, which codes for MSSNINLIDSFQEFKEFKNIDRPTVISVLEEVFRSMIRRRFGTDENCDVIVNPDNGDLEIWRTRVVVEDEFSEDDDLEIELAEANKFDVDLEVGDDFIEQITLESFGRRAILAARQTLVSKILELEKDEVFKKYKDREGELVIGEVYQIWKKELLVLDEDGNELILPKTEQIPADYFKKGDSIRAVVYKVDMMNNNPKILISRTAPEFLQRLFELEVPEIFDGLITIKKIVREPGERAKVAVESYDDRIDPVGACVGMKGSRIHGIVRELRNENIDVINFTTNHSLYITRALSPARISSIKIDEENKTAAVYLKSDQVSLAIGRGGHNIKLAGKLTGYEIDVYRENDEFDEDVDIEEFSDEIESWVIDELKRVGLDSARSVLALSEEELARRTDLEEDTVKDILRILQAEFE
- the rimP gene encoding ribosome assembly cofactor RimP, with the translated sequence MQNVEKRVVELIQEKLADRDDLFIVSVKFHPNSVLEVLLDGDQGISIDDCVQVSRFVGFQLEEEEVVEKAYRLEVSSPGIDTNFVHIRQYQKNIGRNVQVKLNDGTKTEGTLVAVEDTQITIEETIKEKGKKAQQVARIIPFEQIKATKVLISFK
- a CDS encoding XRE family transcriptional regulator → MPNIASNLKYLRKKKGLTQQQFADLMEIKRASVGAYEEDRAEPKYELLKKIAEFYELSMDDLANEVINEKWKPISKSNASNLRVLSVTVDGQDRENIELVPVKASAGYMNGYGDPEYVATLPRFSLPMFNQGTYRAFEIKGDSMLPLPSGSIIIAEYVDNWNDIKPGQTYIVVSKEDGVVYKRIAFKYKEDKGLKLVSDNKSYDPYWVEASDIMEVWKAKAFISTELPEPSHEPSMETLTNMMAQMQKTINSVVDKS